Sequence from the Pseudomonadota bacterium genome:
CTTTTGATTGCTTGTGGTTTAATTTGTACAGGACGTATCGGCGGTCCAGCCAACAACACCCTCGGATATTTCCCTTGTAAACCGGGAAAGAAAGAAATATTTATCGCTTTGCTTATGAGCTTTTTCAAGGCTTGCATATACAATTAATCTCCTTTACAGTAATCGTCCTTGCCCGGAGTGAGCGGTTTTCACGCCTCCGCTCCAGACGCAATGGGACCCATATGTTGCATCAACCCGATATGTTATTAATCATCGGTACGTTATGCCTTTGTCTTGAATAAAAAATTGTAATGAAATTAAGATGATTAGGGTAATTTAATCATAAACAGCTCACCTGGCGGCCAGACACACAAGATGTTGTGTTGCCCTATCTTTAATGCAACAACATGAAGTAGTAATTTTTTTTGAGCCCGGACGTGAAATGACACCGCAGCAGGACAAAACATATCACCTCAGCGAAGAACGCCTGATCATCAAACATTCCGGTGAAATCCCCGAAGTCACCTATCACGGGTCGATATATTATCTGACCCGGGACCCGGAAGGGCCAAGCCTGGTTTTGAATACTGCGGATCTTAGATTTCTTCAGGAAATGGTACTTGAACGATATCGAGTGATCATTCTTCGAGACCTCACCCCGGAAAACCGTGAGAAAAGACTATACCGGGGCCTTCAAAGAGGTGCGGTGAACTGGGAACGTCTTACTGATTTTTCCAACAGATATTGCTGGGATCTCGCAAACATCAGGGAGGAAATCGCTGGTGCCTTAATGGCTTTTTTGCGTCAGGAGGCAAAAGATACCAATGATGGATGCCTGCCCTCAAGCATAAACAGCACTCCACGGGTTCTTGAAACTTTTTCCAGGGATCTGGGAATTAATCTGGATGACCTGCCTTCATGCTGGAAAAAATTATGCGGTAATGTATAAGGTCACGCGGCGTTAGCCTTTTGCAAGCTCAATCAGGGTTTCGGCAAGCCTTTAAGGCAATATAGTTATACAGAAATATCTGGTCTGGGGTCTTCGGGTTTTTTACCGTTGATGGTAATTTCTGACGAGCTTAGGATTACCTGTTTTCCGAGATACTGAAATTGCTTTTTGGTGTTCTTCGAAGAATGTCTAACGGTTTTAATTGCTGCGGCATCTTCTACTTTTTACACTTACATCCACAACCAGAAGTTTTTTTGTCTTCCTGCTTCACCATGGTTCCGGTTTCACTGCACGCCGGACATTTTTTAGGTTTACACCTTCCCTCTTTTAGTGCTCCGCATTTCTCGCATTTAAACTCAGCCATGACCTACTCCTTAACAATCAATTTAATTTATGAATATACGATAGGTTAAATGGTTTGCAGGAATTATTCCTACCATCACAACATATAACCATCTTGCGAATTATGCAAAAATTTTGTCGTTTCCTGGCACCACTTTATTTCGCTAAAGCACTTGAAAAGTACAGGTTCCAGGAAAACAAGTGCTCCTTGATCTTTTAAAAACAAACAAGGCCAAGACGTCTCGAGCATCATTTACGTCTTAGCCTTATTTATAATTTCTGGATGTCCGCTTTGCCTGCTCTGTCTTGATTGCCTCACTCAGCCATTGATATTTTTCAGGGCACGGTCCATATATTCAATGAAGACTTCCGGAGTAAGCATATCCATAGTACAGACCGCTTCCTTTTTAGCTCTGTCCTTGATTACCTTTCCGGAATGATCAAGGAACAGGAGGATACACTCTCCACCACTCTTCAATTCATCAGCCAGGGCCTGCTCTTTCTGAGTCAACTCTCCGTCAAGGCTTACACGCACCGGAATAAAATCACGGTTGATTCTTTCAATAATTTTTGGGGCGAGATAGACATTCCTGTCAAGAACACGACACCGGTGACA
This genomic interval carries:
- a CDS encoding thioredoxin family protein produces the protein MIKRKALFLLFVFFSSLWIFSGCASLSPQDSSNNIRWRTLAEGMIEAQQTKKPCLVDFYTGEECHRCRVLDRNVYLAPKIIERINRDFIPVRVSLDGELTQKEQALADELKSGGECILLFLDHSGKVIKDRAKKEAVCTMDMLTPEVFIEYMDRALKNING